The Novipirellula artificiosorum genome contains a region encoding:
- a CDS encoding RluA family pseudouridine synthase, whose product MNRPQSPEPLRIVWDGESMVAIEKPAGVLTQAPKHIDSVERRLREQLAGRSDYVAMVHRLDRGVSGILLVAIRKRVARLLSDQFVTRKVQKKYLAVVSGRPDPSEQVWVDYLRKIPNEARAERCEAMDLDAKRAETHMQWVRDFPDHDCSLLRLTPVTGRMHQLRVQAAKRGHPILGDLTYGGHVNPAVHESLPADRILLHAEAISFHDPRNGARITVECPLEIPTFLG is encoded by the coding sequence ATGAACCGTCCGCAGTCCCCCGAACCGCTCCGCATTGTTTGGGACGGTGAGTCGATGGTAGCGATTGAGAAGCCGGCGGGCGTTTTGACGCAGGCACCCAAGCACATCGATAGTGTCGAGCGTCGATTGCGAGAGCAATTGGCTGGCCGCAGCGATTATGTGGCGATGGTTCATCGGCTTGATCGAGGTGTCAGTGGCATCTTGCTGGTCGCGATTCGCAAACGTGTCGCGAGACTTCTAAGCGACCAGTTTGTCACTCGAAAGGTGCAAAAGAAATACCTTGCCGTTGTTTCGGGACGACCGGACCCAAGCGAACAGGTCTGGGTCGATTATCTCAGAAAAATTCCGAATGAAGCGAGGGCGGAGAGATGCGAGGCGATGGACCTGGACGCAAAGCGTGCAGAAACTCACATGCAGTGGGTCCGCGATTTTCCGGACCATGACTGCTCGCTGCTGCGGTTGACCCCCGTGACCGGGCGGATGCACCAATTGAGAGTTCAAGCGGCAAAACGCGGCCACCCGATCTTGGGTGATCTTACCTATGGTGGCCACGTCAATCCTGCGGTGCACGAATCTCTCCCAGCCGATAGAATTCTGCTGCACGCAGAAGCCATCTCGTTCCACGATCCAAGGAACGGGGCACGAATTACGGTTGAATGCCCGTTAGAAATTCCAACATTTCTCGGTTAG
- the mqnC gene encoding cyclic dehypoxanthinyl futalosine synthase, with protein sequence MIAKATAPIRDILDKAVDGDRLTTDDAVRLLESHDLAAIGSAADAVSRRMHPEPYRTYNIDRNINYTNICTAVCDFCAFYRGPKSDEGYVLPRAELLEKIQETVDLGGNQILLQGGLHPKFKLDWYEEMLRDIKSAFPELNVHGFSPPEFYHFTKINQLSLKQVLERLKAAGLGSIPGGGAEILVDRVRREITRGKVMTDDWLDVMRVWHQLGGVSSATMMFGHVESLAERVEHLSRVRALQDETGGFTAFIGWTFQPENTDLSHIPPVGSFEYLKTLAVSRLFLDNVPNLQSSWVTQGLKIGQLALQFGANDMGSLMLEENVVAEAGTVHFLTLDQIREAIVESGFEPRQRNVRYEFVSREQEQKAIDANRAAIVSSSKPNKLVQLT encoded by the coding sequence ATGATTGCGAAAGCGACAGCACCGATCCGTGACATTCTGGACAAAGCCGTGGACGGCGATCGATTGACAACCGATGATGCGGTCCGTCTGCTCGAAAGCCATGACCTGGCTGCAATTGGATCGGCCGCCGATGCCGTGTCGCGACGAATGCATCCCGAGCCCTATCGAACGTACAACATCGATCGAAACATCAATTACACCAACATCTGCACTGCGGTCTGCGATTTCTGCGCTTTCTATCGCGGCCCCAAAAGCGATGAAGGCTATGTGCTGCCTCGCGCCGAGTTGCTCGAGAAGATCCAAGAGACCGTTGATTTGGGTGGCAACCAAATCTTGCTGCAGGGCGGCCTGCATCCCAAGTTCAAATTGGATTGGTACGAGGAAATGCTGCGGGACATCAAATCAGCTTTCCCCGAGCTGAATGTCCATGGCTTTAGTCCGCCTGAATTCTATCACTTCACGAAAATCAACCAGCTGTCGCTCAAGCAAGTGCTCGAACGTTTGAAAGCCGCAGGGTTGGGCAGTATTCCCGGTGGTGGCGCGGAAATTTTGGTCGATCGCGTGCGCCGCGAGATCACTCGCGGTAAAGTGATGACGGACGATTGGCTCGATGTGATGCGGGTTTGGCACCAGCTTGGTGGGGTCAGCAGTGCGACGATGATGTTCGGCCACGTCGAATCCTTAGCCGAGCGTGTCGAGCACCTCTCACGCGTGCGTGCCCTCCAAGATGAAACGGGTGGCTTTACCGCCTTCATCGGATGGACGTTCCAACCCGAAAACACCGATCTGTCACACATTCCACCCGTCGGATCGTTTGAGTACTTGAAGACGTTGGCCGTGTCCCGGCTGTTCCTTGACAACGTTCCCAATCTTCAAAGCAGCTGGGTGACTCAAGGATTGAAAATCGGTCAATTGGCCTTGCAATTCGGCGCGAACGACATGGGCAGTTTGATGCTTGAAGAGAACGTCGTCGCCGAAGCGGGAACGGTCCATTTCTTGACGCTCGATCAAATTCGCGAAGCGATTGTCGAGTCGGGATTCGAACCACGGCAAAGAAACGTGCGGTACGAGTTCGTATCGCGCGAGCAAGAGCAAAAGGCCATCGATGCGAATCGTGCAGCGATCGTGTCGAGCTCAAAGCCCAACAAGCTCGTGCAGCTGACTTAA
- a CDS encoding protein kinase domain-containing protein yields the protein MKAPNSRKICAGYEPILGYRLEKLVGRGGFGEVWRADAPGGIKKAVKFVFGAHDQQRAARELKSLERIKGVSHPFLLTLERFGVVDEQLVIVTELADGSLEDVFREHRERGSCGIPRDKLLSYLHDAADALDYLHQEYQLQHLDIKPGNLLIVGGHVKVADFGLLKDLRDAECSMVGGLTPVYAPPEVFDGRPSLHSDQYSLAVMYQELLTGTRPFSGRTIAQLATQHVHNAPDLEPLPPSDRPAAARALEKTPDRRFTNCRAFIEALMNPRGRVTSPQCTDTELSNSDTDTDCEGRLAGGRDAIEDLPALRDGRVSRDSRSVAKVLLVALGGAGADVLHEIRSRIRSMHSACPIQLHSVLIDTDAATIRAAQIGNSCDSMPACEAISIPLRSPREYRESLTTERLRTISRRWIYNVPRSLETEGMRPLGRLALVDHGERVTESLRRVVAELASDEATTSPKIFVVGSLCGGTGSGIYLDVVHLLRHFLDSHSMEQSTIHSMLAMKGLKHDPALSLAHHDTHSALIEMAYFLQPGNGYPGDAGAGWPSVPAARTPLKHAYLVASNESDPGAPTPVQVIGDYIWTDTTGAGSLLEEARAAALDESAPTIATPLVRSVGIIPLGVFRRPEEEILTPATVRHLLLRWLGHPAQAKQNASVLATRLFRRSGFNSDSFVVQFSRAFGETKVVCQQQLQRRFAMRHHEAKPCEQDRECIDECDGIEVANLISQWAVEIASRKDAIHEIQGVMDRLAREMVTRFTHGSTDVATAIEALRLFQQQVQADRDRLRGQAEMLDDCAHIEGVDSDDHKADGRSHPLQTTPVIDLGMRLIDHMVYRMAAEQVDSFISELDALLSRLEETATTLAIVISRLSDGGDATTNPWDEMPTEVSSQFSKIVSDLHNTSVSSSILRPLSVGGVPLDPNQLQRRLTEAASPLVGSALATASSASVLPSLSVDLATQSMSEVTAMLARQHGDPAETDAKTVPSNMSLEAGRLVGSKEGSDQPVTSMATALQMARPSLLDYGGVQRLILAVGTHSEQVRLEAELRQFHSGALTVTLIPGTTAKLIHEAQQINLNDVIARLATLNAANSQVSSRLMARSDIEWRTSERRPVGVALAGSAC from the coding sequence ATGAAAGCGCCCAATTCACGAAAAATCTGCGCGGGATACGAACCGATCCTTGGATACCGGTTGGAAAAGCTGGTTGGGCGAGGTGGGTTCGGCGAGGTCTGGCGCGCCGATGCACCAGGCGGTATTAAAAAGGCGGTCAAGTTCGTTTTCGGAGCGCATGATCAACAACGTGCGGCACGCGAGCTGAAGTCATTGGAGCGGATTAAGGGCGTCAGCCATCCCTTCTTGTTGACGCTCGAACGATTTGGTGTGGTCGACGAGCAATTGGTGATCGTCACCGAATTGGCGGACGGGTCACTCGAGGATGTCTTTCGCGAACATCGCGAGCGCGGTTCGTGTGGGATTCCACGCGACAAACTGTTGTCGTATTTGCACGATGCTGCGGATGCTCTCGATTACCTGCACCAGGAATATCAGCTGCAGCATTTGGATATCAAACCCGGCAACTTGTTGATCGTCGGTGGCCATGTGAAGGTTGCGGATTTTGGATTGTTGAAGGATCTTCGCGATGCTGAGTGCAGCATGGTGGGAGGTTTAACACCGGTCTATGCTCCGCCGGAGGTGTTCGATGGCCGACCCAGTTTGCATAGCGACCAATACAGCTTGGCCGTCATGTATCAGGAATTGTTAACGGGAACACGTCCTTTCAGCGGCCGGACGATTGCCCAGTTGGCAACACAGCATGTCCACAACGCACCGGACTTGGAACCTCTGCCACCCAGTGATCGTCCTGCTGCGGCGCGAGCTCTGGAAAAGACGCCGGATCGTCGATTCACAAACTGTCGTGCCTTCATCGAAGCACTGATGAATCCTCGGGGCCGTGTCACATCGCCCCAGTGCACCGATACTGAGCTGTCCAACTCCGATACTGATACCGACTGCGAGGGACGCCTTGCAGGTGGTCGCGATGCGATCGAAGACCTGCCGGCGCTCCGAGATGGACGGGTCAGCCGAGACAGTCGATCGGTTGCGAAGGTCTTGTTGGTGGCCTTGGGGGGGGCCGGCGCGGATGTCTTGCACGAGATTCGAAGTCGGATACGAAGCATGCATTCCGCATGTCCCATCCAATTGCACTCGGTATTGATTGACACCGACGCGGCAACGATTCGGGCCGCCCAGATTGGAAATAGCTGCGATAGCATGCCGGCTTGCGAGGCGATTTCGATCCCGCTTCGCTCACCGCGCGAATACCGAGAATCCTTAACCACGGAGCGTCTGCGGACGATTTCTCGGCGCTGGATCTATAACGTTCCACGGTCGCTGGAGACCGAAGGCATGAGGCCACTGGGGCGCTTGGCCTTGGTGGATCATGGCGAGAGAGTCACGGAATCGTTGCGACGAGTGGTTGCGGAGCTTGCGAGCGACGAGGCAACGACTTCCCCCAAAATCTTTGTTGTCGGATCGCTGTGTGGTGGGACGGGTAGCGGCATTTACTTGGACGTCGTCCATTTGCTTCGCCATTTTCTCGATAGTCACTCGATGGAACAATCGACCATTCATTCGATGTTGGCGATGAAAGGGCTCAAGCATGATCCAGCCCTCTCTCTGGCTCATCACGATACCCATTCTGCGCTGATCGAAATGGCCTATTTTCTGCAACCGGGCAATGGGTACCCCGGCGACGCCGGAGCCGGTTGGCCCAGCGTTCCTGCGGCGCGGACCCCGCTGAAACATGCCTATTTGGTCGCCAGCAACGAATCCGATCCTGGTGCCCCAACTCCGGTGCAGGTGATTGGCGACTACATTTGGACCGACACCACCGGTGCTGGGAGCCTGTTAGAGGAGGCTCGCGCGGCAGCCCTCGATGAGTCCGCTCCGACGATCGCGACACCTTTGGTACGTTCGGTCGGCATCATTCCCCTCGGCGTTTTTCGTCGTCCCGAAGAAGAAATTTTGACGCCCGCAACGGTTCGCCACCTGCTGCTTCGCTGGCTTGGTCATCCCGCGCAGGCGAAGCAGAACGCCTCGGTGTTGGCAACTCGCTTGTTTCGTCGAAGTGGCTTCAATTCCGATTCCTTCGTGGTTCAATTCTCGAGGGCATTTGGGGAAACGAAGGTTGTGTGTCAGCAACAACTCCAGCGCCGTTTCGCGATGCGGCATCACGAAGCCAAGCCATGCGAGCAGGATCGTGAATGCATCGACGAATGCGATGGGATCGAAGTCGCCAACCTGATTTCTCAGTGGGCGGTGGAAATCGCGAGTCGTAAGGATGCGATTCACGAGATCCAGGGGGTGATGGATCGACTCGCTCGGGAAATGGTCACTCGATTTACGCATGGCAGCACGGACGTCGCGACGGCGATCGAGGCGCTGCGATTGTTTCAGCAGCAAGTTCAGGCTGATCGAGATCGATTGCGTGGGCAGGCTGAAATGCTCGACGATTGCGCTCATATTGAAGGTGTGGACTCGGACGATCACAAAGCCGATGGTCGTAGCCATCCCCTTCAAACGACACCCGTTATCGATTTGGGGATGCGATTGATCGACCACATGGTTTATCGCATGGCGGCGGAGCAAGTGGATTCGTTTATCAGCGAACTCGACGCTTTGCTCTCTCGATTGGAAGAGACCGCAACCACGTTGGCAATCGTCATCTCAAGATTGAGCGATGGAGGCGATGCGACAACGAACCCATGGGATGAAATGCCGACGGAAGTTTCTTCGCAGTTCTCCAAGATTGTCTCGGATTTACACAACACGTCTGTTTCGTCGTCGATTCTTCGCCCATTGTCGGTGGGAGGTGTTCCGCTCGACCCGAATCAGCTTCAGCGACGGCTCACCGAAGCGGCTTCACCCTTGGTGGGTAGCGCATTGGCAACCGCAAGCTCCGCGAGTGTATTGCCATCGTTGTCGGTCGACCTGGCCACTCAATCGATGAGCGAGGTGACAGCGATGTTGGCACGTCAACATGGGGACCCCGCAGAGACAGACGCCAAGACGGTGCCATCGAACATGAGTTTGGAAGCCGGGCGTTTGGTCGGTAGCAAAGAGGGCTCGGATCAACCGGTGACTTCGATGGCGACGGCGCTACAGATGGCTCGACCCTCGCTGCTCGACTATGGTGGCGTCCAGCGTCTGATTCTGGCGGTTGGCACGCATTCGGAACAAGTACGCCTTGAAGCCGAACTTCGTCAGTTTCACTCGGGTGCGTTGACGGTCACCCTCATTCCCGGCACCACAGCAAAACTGATTCACGAGGCTCAGCAAATCAACTTGAACGATGTCATTGCCAGGTTGGCGACCTTAAATGCTGCAAATAGCCAGGTGAGTTCGCGATTGATGGCCCGGTCCGATATCGAGTGGAGAACCTCCGAACGCCGCCCCGTCGGCGTGGCATTGGCCGGGTCAGCCTGCTAG
- a CDS encoding GspE/PulE family protein gives MANGIFSKLNPADPHYAIDVVDSLIPLALARGASDVHLHPRGEGWEVLVRIDGVLSVTDWIKGGGQSDPVSRLMVLAGLPTYRSSQPMEGRMKWKTPITSDDDASLRLGIFPTVHGPRAVLRLLRKDDRYDTLESLGLSSIVTATLRDLANQTDGAILLSGPAGSGKTTTLYAMLRCIAAAEPRRSVLTIEDPVESVIDSISQSELDVSGGMTLASALRSAVRQDSEVLLVSEIRDPETAEAAMQASLTGHLVFSSLHATDVAASLRRLVQFGVPPHVVRSGVRAILAQRLLRRICSTCQAGSSKPNDCDACSGTGYRGRVAIAQCVMFDGTDPVGESLSATLESAQTLSQMRCDAAAAAKSDLRSEALRCVEAGWTDEAEVYRVLGSAPLRS, from the coding sequence ATGGCAAACGGCATCTTTTCGAAACTGAATCCGGCCGATCCCCACTACGCCATTGACGTCGTCGACTCGTTGATTCCGTTGGCCCTCGCACGCGGTGCGTCGGATGTTCACTTGCATCCCCGCGGTGAGGGCTGGGAAGTTCTTGTTCGTATCGATGGCGTGTTGTCCGTCACCGATTGGATCAAAGGCGGAGGTCAAAGCGACCCGGTTTCACGCTTAATGGTGCTCGCAGGGCTACCAACCTATCGCAGCAGCCAACCGATGGAAGGGCGAATGAAGTGGAAGACACCGATCACGTCCGACGATGACGCTTCGCTTCGATTGGGCATCTTCCCAACGGTACATGGTCCGCGTGCGGTGCTCCGGTTGTTGCGAAAGGATGACCGATACGACACGCTTGAATCACTCGGGTTATCTTCCATCGTGACCGCAACGCTGCGTGATCTGGCAAACCAGACCGACGGAGCCATCCTCTTGTCCGGGCCTGCCGGAAGCGGCAAGACGACGACGTTGTATGCCATGTTGCGATGTATCGCCGCCGCAGAACCTCGCCGCAGTGTGCTAACGATCGAAGACCCCGTGGAGTCGGTAATCGATTCGATCAGCCAGAGTGAATTGGATGTGAGCGGTGGGATGACGTTGGCATCGGCGCTGCGCAGTGCCGTGCGTCAAGACAGCGAGGTGCTGCTGGTCAGTGAGATCCGGGATCCCGAGACGGCCGAAGCCGCGATGCAAGCTTCCTTAACGGGACATTTGGTTTTTTCGTCGCTGCACGCAACCGATGTCGCCGCGTCGCTGCGTCGCTTGGTTCAATTCGGCGTCCCCCCTCATGTGGTCCGCAGCGGAGTCCGAGCGATATTGGCCCAGCGATTGCTTCGTCGGATCTGCAGCACATGCCAAGCCGGAAGCAGCAAACCGAATGACTGCGACGCCTGTTCGGGAACCGGTTATCGCGGTCGGGTCGCCATCGCTCAATGCGTCATGTTCGACGGAACCGATCCGGTTGGCGAATCGCTCTCCGCAACACTTGAGTCCGCTCAAACGCTTTCTCAGATGCGTTGCGATGCAGCTGCCGCTGCCAAATCGGATCTCCGATCCGAGGCGCTGAGGTGCGTCGAAGCGGGATGGACCGATGAAGCAGAGGTCTACCGTGTGTTGGGAAGCGCTCCGCTCAGGTCCTGA
- a CDS encoding DUF6513 domain-containing protein — MQKTIQPKSEHHYHFVTGKLAEHLVRETAQALSKEHGFKYSIGVMPITVAALMTPRWLLRHLDPPTETTHVIVPGYLDCGSDALEEKVQICVVCGPKDCRDLAEVFGGQRLEPALTDYDIQIIAEINHAPRMSRQDVVSRAIRLKADGADVIDFGCDPSNRCLAIGDYIAGIADEGIRVSVDTSDAWEASEAARRGASLVLSVNESNREHAVDWGVEVVVIPDQPSDKKSFEKTIDFLSKQGVPMRLDPILEPIGSGFAASLLRYAETRRDYPEYEMMMGIGNLTELTEVDSAGVNLLLLGICQELAIRSVLTTQVINWARSAVRECDVARRMVYFSINNGVPPKHLLRELVMLRDAKLRPFSLAAIESIATSLKDNHYRVLADDHRLHLLSAGVHLSGEDPFAVFEQLLARSESDNVDASHAFYLGYEMAKATIALQLGKQYDQDQALDWGILTKPEDLHRIKRSSHHRDRRGTEPR, encoded by the coding sequence ATGCAAAAAACGATCCAACCCAAATCGGAACATCACTACCATTTCGTCACCGGGAAACTGGCTGAGCATTTGGTTCGCGAGACCGCCCAAGCGTTGTCGAAAGAACACGGTTTTAAGTACAGCATTGGAGTCATGCCGATTACGGTTGCTGCGTTGATGACGCCGCGCTGGTTGCTCCGCCACCTCGACCCGCCGACCGAAACCACGCATGTGATTGTTCCGGGCTACCTTGATTGTGGAAGCGATGCGTTGGAAGAAAAAGTGCAAATTTGCGTGGTTTGTGGGCCAAAAGATTGTCGCGACCTTGCGGAAGTCTTCGGCGGTCAACGTCTTGAACCGGCGCTGACGGACTACGACATTCAAATCATTGCCGAAATCAACCATGCTCCGCGAATGTCACGACAAGACGTTGTGTCGCGAGCAATCCGATTGAAAGCCGACGGTGCCGATGTGATCGATTTCGGTTGTGATCCTTCGAATCGTTGTCTCGCAATTGGTGACTACATCGCGGGAATTGCCGACGAAGGAATCCGTGTCTCGGTGGACACTTCCGATGCTTGGGAAGCCAGCGAAGCGGCGCGACGAGGTGCCTCGTTAGTGTTGTCGGTGAATGAATCGAATCGAGAGCATGCCGTCGATTGGGGAGTCGAGGTGGTCGTGATTCCGGATCAACCCAGTGACAAAAAAAGTTTTGAAAAAACCATTGATTTTTTGTCGAAACAGGGTGTGCCAATGCGTTTGGACCCGATTTTAGAACCGATTGGAAGCGGCTTTGCCGCCAGCTTGCTGCGTTATGCCGAAACGCGTCGTGACTATCCTGAGTACGAAATGATGATGGGGATTGGTAATCTGACGGAGTTAACGGAAGTGGACTCCGCAGGTGTCAATCTTTTACTGTTGGGAATCTGTCAAGAACTTGCGATCCGCAGTGTGTTGACAACCCAAGTCATCAATTGGGCACGTTCGGCGGTGCGTGAGTGCGATGTGGCTCGGCGAATGGTCTATTTCAGCATCAACAACGGCGTGCCTCCGAAGCACCTGCTGCGTGAATTGGTGATGCTGCGTGATGCGAAATTGCGGCCATTCTCCCTTGCGGCAATTGAATCCATCGCGACTTCCTTGAAGGACAACCATTACCGTGTTCTTGCTGACGACCACCGGCTGCATTTGTTGTCTGCCGGAGTGCATCTGTCCGGTGAGGATCCTTTTGCCGTTTTTGAACAGTTGTTGGCACGATCGGAGTCCGACAATGTTGATGCAAGTCACGCGTTTTATCTCGGCTATGAGATGGCCAAGGCCACGATTGCCTTGCAATTGGGCAAGCAATACGACCAAGATCAGGCTCTCGATTGGGGAATCTTGACGAAGCCCGAAGATCTGCACCGGATTAAGCGTTCGAGTCACCATCGAGATCGACGCGGAACCGAACCACGCTAA
- a CDS encoding menaquinone biosynthetic enzyme MqnA/MqnD family protein: MQPPLRIGAVSYLNTKPLVHGLRERLGHRATLSFNLPSRLADDLHQGKLDVALIPSIEYLGDPSYQIVSNAVIACRGPVWSVRLLSRVPAQEIRRLALDEGSRTSAALVQVLLWEMYQRRPEIVPLRIDQSPERVDADAVLMIGDRAMHPPPRYYREIWDLGDRWCRHCELPFVFALWIARSGIDASEAEVAELSQILQASRDQGIASLEQIAEREAASHGLTKEDLHRYFAENLHYTLGPGEKNGLAEFDRRARSLDLIPHHAPPSTKP, from the coding sequence ATGCAACCTCCACTCCGCATCGGCGCTGTTTCCTACCTGAACACCAAACCCCTGGTCCACGGTCTCCGTGAGCGTTTGGGACACCGTGCTACGTTGTCGTTTAACTTGCCAAGCCGATTGGCGGACGATTTACATCAAGGGAAACTCGATGTCGCCTTGATCCCATCCATCGAATACCTCGGCGACCCAAGCTACCAAATTGTCTCGAATGCGGTGATCGCATGTCGTGGACCGGTGTGGAGTGTGCGATTGTTGAGTCGAGTCCCTGCCCAAGAGATCCGGCGACTTGCGCTCGATGAAGGAAGCCGCACGAGTGCCGCATTGGTGCAAGTGCTGCTCTGGGAGATGTATCAACGGCGACCTGAAATTGTGCCTCTGCGGATCGACCAGTCGCCCGAGCGAGTCGACGCCGACGCCGTGCTGATGATCGGCGACCGTGCGATGCATCCCCCTCCTCGGTACTACCGTGAGATTTGGGACCTTGGTGACCGTTGGTGCCGTCACTGCGAATTGCCTTTTGTGTTTGCGTTGTGGATCGCTCGCAGCGGCATCGACGCAAGCGAGGCCGAGGTTGCGGAATTGTCCCAGATTCTGCAAGCATCGCGTGACCAGGGAATCGCATCGCTTGAACAGATCGCGGAGCGAGAGGCGGCCTCGCATGGATTGACCAAGGAAGATCTACACCGTTACTTCGCCGAGAATCTTCATTACACTCTTGGCCCAGGTGAGAAAAATGGCCTGGCCGAATTTGACCGCCGAGCCCGGTCACTTGACTTGATTCCGCATCACGCCCCTCCGTCAACGAAACCCTAA